The Tautonia plasticadhaerens nucleotide sequence CTGGACCTGGCAGCCGGCCTGATCAAACGAGAGGCGTTCCCGGAATGGCTCCGGTCTCGCGTCGTCGAGCGATCCCGGCCGTGAGCGACGGCGGTTCCTGGGCTCAACCCCCGCCGCCGGGGACGACCTCGGCCGTCGGCAGGGCGTCGCCGGGGATGGCGTAGTTGGCGAATCGGACGGAGTAATCGCGCTCGAACCACTCGCGGATCGCCGGCAGGCGGCCGGGGTCGTAGCCGGGGGCGGTGACGAAGGTGCGGCCGACCGGCTCGGCGACGACGATGCCGTCCTCGACGACCATCGCGCCGGACTTGAAGACCCATCGGGGGCGCCCGAACATGGCACGGCGGTCACGATCCGGGGAATAAATGGCGATATCTGCATCCGCCCCGGGTCCGAGGTGGCCCTTCCGGGCGTCGAGGCCGAGCATCCGGGCGGGGGCGGCCCGGGTGAGGATGGCGACCTCGGAGAGGGAGTATTCGCGGTCCAGCTCGTGGATGACGGAGCGGTCCCGGAGGGCCCCGGGCATGGTCGCCAGGGCCTCGGCCCGGAAGGCGCGATCCATCAGCAGGTAGATCATCTCCGGGTAGCGGTAGAAGGCGCCGCCGTTGGGGTGGTCGCTGGTCAGGGCGACCCGCCAGGGGTCGTCCATGAGCAGGTACCACTCCAGGGCGATGGCCCACTGCACGGCGGCGATCAGGTTCTTCTCGGGCAGGTACTCGATGGGGATGACGCCGCAACTGCCCTCCTGCTCGACGTCGGCGTTGTACCAGGGGCCGCCGAGCTGGCGATGCAGGCGGTCGCCGGCCCGGGGGTCGCCGGTGAGGATCATCGCCGGGCCGGGGCTGACGTGGCCGACGTCGACGGTCAATTCCTTGTGGCGCCGGACGTGGTCCAGCAGCTTCGGCACGGCGGAGCGGAAGCTGCGGGGGTCGGACGGGTCCCCGCCGTAGCTGTGGAACTGGATGTGGGCGAAGTGGCCGCGATGGCCTTCGAGGGCCTCCATCGTGGCCAGGGTCGTCCGCCAGTTGCCGGGGATGCCGAGGTTGTTGCAGTGGATGTGGACCGGGTGCGGCAGGTCCAGCCGGTCGGCCGAGGCCGCCAGCCCCCGGACGACCTGCCGGGGGGAGGCGCCGAAGCCCACGACGTCCTCGTCCAGCTCCCGGACGGCCTTCCGGCTGACCTGCTTGTAGTCCTCCACGTCGCCGGGGTTGACGACCTTGATGGCGAAGCCCTTCGCCGCGTCGAGGGCCCAGGCGCAGTAGGCGTCGAGCGCCTCCTGGTCATCCCTGGCGGCGCAGTCGAGCACGCGGTGGGCGTTGCCGAGCAGGGCGTAGAAGCCGTTGTCGAGGATCGGCGTGGCGAGCAGCTCGTCGTGGGCGGCCCTGGCGTGCAGGGGGGGGATGGCCGCGTCCATGGCGGTGGTGTAGCCGATGCCGGCGAAGAGGTGGCCGGTGGCGCCGGTCGTGGGCACCCGGCCGACGAGGCCGGACCGGGTCGACGGGGTGCGGCGGATCGCCGGCCCCTCCCGGAAGGCGGCGGGGGACATCAGTCGGCCGGCGTTGACCTTCGGCCCGGCGACGTGGCAATGCATGTCGATCCCGCCCGGCATCACCGCGAAGCCGGAGGCGTCGACCGTCCGTCCCGAGTACGCCCCGGGGTCGTCGGGGGGCGGCACGATCCGGCCGTCGGCGACCCAGAGGTCCATCACTCGGCCGTCGACGTCGTGGACCGGGTCGTAGACGGTGCCGCCGGCGATCCGGAGGGTGGGCGATGACTCGGCGATCGGTTCGTCTCCCTGGGGGGTGTCGGGGACGCCGGCGGACGACCGGGGGGCGGGGGGCCCGGCCTACTCACTGCCGGCTGCGGAGGGGCCAGATGCCGCGCACCAGGGCCTTGTCGGGGCGGTCGGGGGCCTCCAGGTTGAGCTTGAGGAGATCGCTGTTCAGCTCGGCGAGCTCGGCGTAGATCGACTGCTGGTTGACGGCGGCGTTCCAGAGCACGTAGCGCGACCGGCCGCGCTGGTCGAGGTGGGCGACGACCATGCTGCGGTCGTCGTAGTGCCACACGGCGACGATCGGCCGCGCGTCGGAGCCGCCTCCGGCGAGCGAGGGGACGAACAGCTCGATCTGCTTGTTCGGCATCCCCTGGATGGCGACCGTGCCCGCCTTGGTCCCCCGGATCGACGCCACCACGACCAGGCGATACGGCCCGACGGGGATGACCCGGTGCCCCGGGGCGCCGGATCGGTCGCGGAGGGCGGCGATCGCCTCCTTGCGGAGGGCGCGGAGCTCGCCCAGGGTGAAGCGGTCGGGGTCGGGGGAGGTCAGGCCGATGAAGCCCCTCGACGAGGGGTCCTCGGCGGTGATCGCGCGGAGCGACTCCCGGCTGATGGTCAGGTTGTTGCCGCTGGACTGCTCCGCGGGCCCGGGGGCGTCGTCGAGGGCGGCCTCGACGTATTCCGGGTCGTTGCCGAATTGCTCCATCGAGTCGTCCAGTTCGTCGACGTCCCGGGTCGGCACGGCGGCCTCGATGGCCCGGTCCAACCGGCGGCCCGGGGCGGGGGCGACGAGCAGGGCGCGGCCGGCGGCGTCCCAGAACCCCTCGGCCCGGGAGCGGAGCCGACGCTGCCAGAGGGCACGCTCGATCAGCGGGTGGACGACCTCGGGCCAGAGGTCGACGCTCCCCGGGTCGTCGGCGGCGCGGAGGGTGGCGTAGCGGAGCACGGCGCGGCGGAAGTCGGGCCGGGCGCGCCAGAGTTCGGCCAGGCGGTTCCAGCGGGAGACCAGCCCGTCGTCGACCTCGTCGCGATGGGGGGCGAGCGCGTACAGGTCGTCGAGCGACTGGGGCATCAGGCCGGGGTTGAGCAGCCCCCGCTCGTCGGTCATGCGGCGCTGGGCCCGGGCGCTGGCGGCCTGGAGCCGCTCCCGGAGCTTGCGGAACCGCCTGCGCTTGGCCGGGTCGTCCCGGCTGCGGAGGTACTTGATCACGACGGTCGGGCTGAGCCGGGGGCGGATGTCGGGCCGGTCGTCCAGCAGGCGGGTGGCCCGGGAGAGCTCGGCCTCGGTCCCCTCGCCCAGCATCAGCCAGGTCATCGCCAGGATCAGCCGGGCCCGGTCGGCGTTGAGCGGGTCGAGCGGCCTCCGGAGGAAGATGCCCCGGCGTCGGGAGCCCCCGAGCAGGTAGGCGAGGTAGTGGCCGCTGAGGAACCGCTCCTCGGGCGAGAGCAGGATCGGCGCGTGCTCGACCTCGGCGATCATCCGCTCGGCGTCCGCCCGGGCCGCCGCCTTGCGGCGTGCGGGGGCGGCCACCTCGGGGGGGGCGACGGCCACCGACGGGATCGAGGAGGCGCCGGGGGGGCCCGAGGAGATCGGGTCCTGCATCGCCGAGGACGCCATCGACCCCGGGGAGTCGGCCGACGGGACAGCCGCCGTCTCCGGGACGGTCGCCGGCGGCGAGGCGACCGGGACCCCCGGCAGGCCGCGGACCCGCCAGGCGTCGTGTTGGAGCAGGTCGCGCAGCTCCCGGCCGACGTCGGCGCCGCAGGAGGGCCGGGCGTCGGGCACCTTGGCCATCGACCGGAGGATCAGGCCCTCCAGCTCGGGGGAGAGCACCGGGTTGCGGGCCCGGGGCGGCTCGGGCGCGATGTTGACGTGCTGGGCCATGAGCGCCATCGCGCTGCCCTGGAAGGGGGTCAGCTCGGTGGCCGCCTCGTAGAGCAGCACGCCCAGGGCGTAGAGGTCGGACCTCGGGTCGAGCCGCTTCCCCTTGGCCTGCTCGGGGCTCATGTACAGCGGGGTGCCCCGGGTGACCCCCGTCTCCTGGCCGTGCTCGGCCAGCAGCGAGAGGCCGAAGTCCGAGAGCTTCGGCCGGTCGTCCCGGGTCAGCAGGATGTTGCCCGGCTTGATGTCGCGGTGGATGATCCCCTGGTGGTGGGCGTAGTCCAGCGCGTCGGCCACCCCGGCCAGCACGCCGAGCCGGTCGGGGATCGGCAACGCCTTCCACCGCTTATAATAGCTCGGCCCCTCGACCACCTCCATGATGAAGAAATAGACCCCGCCCTCCTCGTCGAAGTCGTAGAGGCGGACGATCGAGTCGTGCTGCAAGCGGGCGAGGATCCGGGCCTCCAGCCGGAGCCGGTCGCCGACCTCCTCCCCGCCCAGTTCGCGGAGAATCTTGATGGCGACGGGCCGTTCCAGGATCCGGTCGACGGCGAGGTAGACGGCACCCATCCCGCCCCGGCCGAGTTCGCGCTCGATGGAAAACCGCCGCTTGAGCGTCGTGCCGATCACCTTGGGCACTCCCGGAGGCTCGGGGCCCGACGGCCCGGGGCGGGCCGCCTTGGCCCTCCGTCGCCATCCGAGGCCTTATCCTATCGTGACGACGCATCGATCACAACGGCCGCCACCCCGCCGAGTCCCGGCCCGGGGCCGCGTCGGGGGCGGGTGCCGGGGGCCGGGGGGTCGAGGTCCCGCGCCCAAGAAGACCGACGGTCGCGGGCCGGGAGCCGGCGAGCGCCCGGCGCGGGGAGGCCGCGGACGGATGCCATCATGGCCCCGCCCATCCGACCCCCGCCCCCGCCCCGAGGTCAATCCAGGAGGGCCCCGGGTTGCTCGCCCTCGAGCGAGCCGACCGAGCCCCGGAGGCCGACGCCGGGGGGAGGGCCCCCGGGCGAGGGGGGAGGGGCGTCCGGGTCGACGGCGACGGCCGGATCCGGGGCGTCGGGGACGCCCCCGCCGCAGCCGAGGAGCAGCCAGCAGAGGCACAGCGGCACGAGTCGGGCGCGCATGGCGGGGAGACCTCCATCGGGATCGGGCGGGCGGGGCACGAGGACGCGTCGCCGAGAGACTGGACCGCGCCGGTCGCCGGGGCGGCCGGGGACGGCCGGCCCTGGAGGGGTCCGGGGGGCGGCTCAGGGCTGGTCGGCGGAGACGACCTCGCCCCCCTTGCGGGTCGAGAGGGCATGATAGATCCCCTGCCGGCTCGTGGCCGGATCTCCGGTGATGGTCCCCATGTCGATCGACTCCTTGAGGAACCGCACCGAGCCGTCGCCGAAGGCGAAATTGGCCCCACCGGGGTGGTTGCTCCGGAAGGCGAACTGGCCGTAGGAGAGCACCTCCGGGTTGGCCCACCAGTCGATCGGCCCGTAGCTCGTCAGGAACGCCAGGTCGGGGCCGTCCCTCCGGTGCCTGGCGTTGATCCGGGCCACGGAGTAGCGGTGCCCGGTCGGGCGGATCGCCAGGCCGTCGTCCCAGACGCTGACGTTGTTCCAGAAGTTGAACTGGCCGATCGCCTCGTCGTCGTCCCGGGACGCCTCGCCGACGAAGGCGGTGTTGCTCAGGCCGTCCCGGTGTTCCGAGAGCCTGAAGGCCCGGTTGAACATGAAGGCGCCGTCGGCCTCGAGCTGGTTGCAGATGCCCGCGTTCCTCGAACCCGTGTAGCCGTAGAAGTACTGCTCGGTCGTCCCCACGTTCACCGCGTAGGAGCCCTGCGTGTAGCCGCTGGTGAAGTCCGGCGGCGTCGACTCGGCGACCGAGTCGGACGGGCAGACGTACGACGAGACGAGCGTGGTGTACGACGTCCGGTTCCTCACGCTGTCGGACGACGCCTCGAAGTTCAGGGCGTCGTACGTCGCTGACTGCTCCATGAACGGCAGGACGAACGCCAGGGCCGACTGCCGGTAGTTGTAGCTGCACGGGTCCACCCCCCGCGACAGGGCGAGGCCCGAGTTGGCCACGAACGTCAGGGCTCCGAAGGGGAAGCTGCCGCCGGCGCTCTCATAGTTGGCCAGCGCCAGGCCGAGCTGCTTGAGGTTGTTGGTGCACTGGGCGCGTCGGGCCGCCTCGCGGGCCGCCTGCACGGCCGGCAACAGGAGGGCGATGAGCACGCCGATGATGGCGATCACCACCAGCAGCTCGATCAGCGTGAAGCCCGGGCGGGCCGGGGGCGGGATCGGGCGGCGATTCTTCATGGTCGACCTCTCCGGGTGACGGGGTCTCGGGCGATCGGGGCGTCCCCGGGGCGTCGACCTCCGACGCCCGGGCGGACGCGTCCCGCCGACTACCGGATCCGGCGCCCCAGGGCCGGGGGGCGGCCCGGGGGGCCGCCGATCGCGCCGAGATCCCGCCCCGGATGGGCCGTCCCCCTTCGCGTCCCGACCGTGCCCGGATCCTTCAGGAGGGAGTCGGAACGACTCGAGGCCCCGGGCTCGATCCCCGCGGCCGGGCGCGTGCAACGGGGCCCGGCCGCCGATCGACCCGGCCAGGAGACCAGAAATCGAGAGGCGAATCAACGGAAATCTAAAAAAATTTTCAAGTTTTCAATAATAATAAGTTTGGATTTTTCCCCGCTGCGCGCCGCGATCGCAGCGCCGGGCCCGTCCGCCGCGGGCCCGGCCGACCGCGGCCGGCCGGGCCCGCGACCGCCCCTCCTGCCCCCGCCCCGGCGACGCCGCCGGGCCCGCGCCCGTCCCGGGTTTCTCGCCCCCGCCCGGCACGACTCCGGCCGGCCCGCGAGGGACTTTCCGGAGGGTTATCGACATTTTTCACGCGCGTCGATTCGGCGATTGACGGCGGGCCGGGCTGTTGCTATCGTTCTAGGGATTCGAGCGACGACGATCCGTACCTCTCCCTTCCGGCGGATCGGCAACGGCCTGGAGTTCGCCGGGGGACCTCGAAGTCCCCCGACTCGTCGAGATCGGTGGCTGTCCTTCCCCCCCCCGCCGCCCCGGGGAGGCTGGTTCGGAGAGCCGATGGACCTGTCCACACCCACCCCCGGCCCGGCCGAGAGTGATCCCATCCCCTGCGCCCCATCTTGGTCATGGACATCATGATGCAATCGCCCCCGGTTCGATCGTCGGCCTCCCGGCCGTTCGCCGCCTCCCTTGCCTTCGCGCTCGGCCTGCTGATCGGGCCGGGCTGCGGCGACAACCCCCAACGGGATGCCGGGACCATCGACATCTCCGCGTCCAAGAAGGTCGCCGAGGAGAAGGGCGTCACCGGTCCGGGCAATCGGGGGGACGTCCGTGGGGGCCGCCCGGGCCTGAGGTGATCGCCCCGCGTCCGCTTCCGCCCATCGAGTCCGGCCCCACGCGGTCGCTCATCGTCGATTTTTCACACCATAGCGAGACCCCGTCGATGACTCCTCACATCCCGACTCGAGCCGCCCGACGCGGCTTCACGCTGATCGAATTGCTGGTGGTGATCGCCATCATCGGCGTGCTCATCGCCCTCTTGCTGCCGGCCGTGCAGAGCGCCCGGGAGGCCGCCCGCCGCGCCCAGTGCACCAACAACCTGAAGCAGCTCGGCCTGGCGGCCAACAACTACGAGTCGGCCTTCGGCTCCCTGCCGCCGGACTCGATCTACCAGCAGTGCGTGCCCAACAGCCGGGCGCTCGACACGATGCGGTACGGGCCCAACTCCTTCGCCCTGATGCTTCCCCTGATGGAGGGGACCGCCGCCGCCAACGCCTTCAACTACGACATCTGCTACTACGACGAGTCCAACGGCACGGCCATGGGCATCGGCCTCTCGACCCTCTGGTGCCCGAGCGACCCGGAGGTCGCCGGGAGGCGGCCCTTCCACCCCGACTTCTGGAATGCCGGCCATCCCGGCGAGGGCGTCACCTTCAACAGCTACGCCACCAACTCGGGGACCTGGGCCCACTACATCGACCCGTTCAACGACGACGCCATCGCCAACCCCGGCATGTACCAGGCCTGGACCCAGGCCACCAACGGCACCTACCGCCCCGAGCGGGCGATCCGCCTCTCCGAGATCCGAGACGGCACGAGCAACACCTTCCTCTTCTCGGAGCACGCCCACGGGATCCTCGCCGAGCCGGATCTCAGCAACACCCACTGGTGGCTCTCGGCCTGGTGGGGCGACACCCGCTTCGACACCATGTTCCCCATCAACGCGCACCGGAAGCACAGCACGGACATCGCCCAGAGCGGCTATTGGTGGATCCCCCTCCAGGCGGCCTCCAGCTTCCACCCCGGCGGGGCGAACTTCGCCTTCGTCGACGGCTCGGTCCGATTCATCAAGGAGACGATCGCCACCTGGCCGAACGACATGAGCAACTTCGGGGACCCGGTCGGTGTGGCCTACGGGCCCTTCTCCGAGTACCAGTTCGGCACGGCCCGGTCCGCCGTCTACCAGGCCCTCTCCACCCGGGCCGGCGGCGAGGTCGTCTCCGCCGACCAGTACTGATCCGATCCGATCGCCCGGGATCCGATCCCGACCGTCGGGGCGTCCCGGGGGGCGGGATCGCCCCCCGGGCCGACCGGATTCCACTCACGACGGCTCCCGCTCCGCGTCCATCGCGGGCCCGAGGAACGCCATCATGCCTCGCACCGGGCCCGTCTCCGTCCCGTGGACGACGGACTCGCCTTGCCACAGGTTCTTGAGCGACGAGGAAATCCCAGGGTCGCCCCCGGTGAACTCGCGGACCAGGCCCATCCAGCGCCGGGCCAGATCCCGGACCTCGGGGCCGGTCGGGTCGGCCCCCCGGTCCATGGCCGATTGGACCTCGGC carries:
- a CDS encoding formylmethanofuran dehydrogenase subunit A → MAESSPTLRIAGGTVYDPVHDVDGRVMDLWVADGRIVPPPDDPGAYSGRTVDASGFAVMPGGIDMHCHVAGPKVNAGRLMSPAAFREGPAIRRTPSTRSGLVGRVPTTGATGHLFAGIGYTTAMDAAIPPLHARAAHDELLATPILDNGFYALLGNAHRVLDCAARDDQEALDAYCAWALDAAKGFAIKVVNPGDVEDYKQVSRKAVRELDEDVVGFGASPRQVVRGLAASADRLDLPHPVHIHCNNLGIPGNWRTTLATMEALEGHRGHFAHIQFHSYGGDPSDPRSFRSAVPKLLDHVRRHKELTVDVGHVSPGPAMILTGDPRAGDRLHRQLGGPWYNADVEQEGSCGVIPIEYLPEKNLIAAVQWAIALEWYLLMDDPWRVALTSDHPNGGAFYRYPEMIYLLMDRAFRAEALATMPGALRDRSVIHELDREYSLSEVAILTRAAPARMLGLDARKGHLGPGADADIAIYSPDRDRRAMFGRPRWVFKSGAMVVEDGIVVAEPVGRTFVTAPGYDPGRLPAIREWFERDYSVRFANYAIPGDALPTAEVVPGGGG
- a CDS encoding serine/threonine-protein kinase; the encoded protein is MPKVIGTTLKRRFSIERELGRGGMGAVYLAVDRILERPVAIKILRELGGEEVGDRLRLEARILARLQHDSIVRLYDFDEEGGVYFFIMEVVEGPSYYKRWKALPIPDRLGVLAGVADALDYAHHQGIIHRDIKPGNILLTRDDRPKLSDFGLSLLAEHGQETGVTRGTPLYMSPEQAKGKRLDPRSDLYALGVLLYEAATELTPFQGSAMALMAQHVNIAPEPPRARNPVLSPELEGLILRSMAKVPDARPSCGADVGRELRDLLQHDAWRVRGLPGVPVASPPATVPETAAVPSADSPGSMASSAMQDPISSGPPGASSIPSVAVAPPEVAAPARRKAAARADAERMIAEVEHAPILLSPEERFLSGHYLAYLLGGSRRRGIFLRRPLDPLNADRARLILAMTWLMLGEGTEAELSRATRLLDDRPDIRPRLSPTVVIKYLRSRDDPAKRRRFRKLRERLQAASARAQRRMTDERGLLNPGLMPQSLDDLYALAPHRDEVDDGLVSRWNRLAELWRARPDFRRAVLRYATLRAADDPGSVDLWPEVVHPLIERALWQRRLRSRAEGFWDAAGRALLVAPAPGRRLDRAIEAAVPTRDVDELDDSMEQFGNDPEYVEAALDDAPGPAEQSSGNNLTISRESLRAITAEDPSSRGFIGLTSPDPDRFTLGELRALRKEAIAALRDRSGAPGHRVIPVGPYRLVVVASIRGTKAGTVAIQGMPNKQIELFVPSLAGGGSDARPIVAVWHYDDRSMVVAHLDQRGRSRYVLWNAAVNQQSIYAELAELNSDLLKLNLEAPDRPDKALVRGIWPLRSRQ
- a CDS encoding DUF1559 domain-containing protein, with product MKNRRPIPPPARPGFTLIELLVVIAIIGVLIALLLPAVQAAREAARRAQCTNNLKQLGLALANYESAGGSFPFGALTFVANSGLALSRGVDPCSYNYRQSALAFVLPFMEQSATYDALNFEASSDSVRNRTSYTTLVSSYVCPSDSVAESTPPDFTSGYTQGSYAVNVGTTEQYFYGYTGSRNAGICNQLEADGAFMFNRAFRLSEHRDGLSNTAFVGEASRDDDEAIGQFNFWNNVSVWDDGLAIRPTGHRYSVARINARHRRDGPDLAFLTSYGPIDWWANPEVLSYGQFAFRSNHPGGANFAFGDGSVRFLKESIDMGTITGDPATSRQGIYHALSTRKGGEVVSADQP
- a CDS encoding DUF1559 domain-containing protein, with product MTPHIPTRAARRGFTLIELLVVIAIIGVLIALLLPAVQSAREAARRAQCTNNLKQLGLAANNYESAFGSLPPDSIYQQCVPNSRALDTMRYGPNSFALMLPLMEGTAAANAFNYDICYYDESNGTAMGIGLSTLWCPSDPEVAGRRPFHPDFWNAGHPGEGVTFNSYATNSGTWAHYIDPFNDDAIANPGMYQAWTQATNGTYRPERAIRLSEIRDGTSNTFLFSEHAHGILAEPDLSNTHWWLSAWWGDTRFDTMFPINAHRKHSTDIAQSGYWWIPLQAASSFHPGGANFAFVDGSVRFIKETIATWPNDMSNFGDPVGVAYGPFSEYQFGTARSAVYQALSTRAGGEVVSADQY